GTAGTAGAACATTTATAGCGCAGGGATTTACCCCATGGCATCGACAACCATTACGCAAACGCCAGCCACCGAGAAAGATAACACTTCACTGATTAAGCGCGTCGCCAGTGCATCCGCAATTGGTACTGCAGCCGAATACTATGATTTCTTTGCTTACGGCACGGCGGCCGTGCTGTTTTTCGGCCACCTTTTCTTTCCGAGCCACGATCCGCTCATCAGCACCCTTGCCGCGTTTGCCACCTATGCGGTCGGGTTTCTCGCTCGCCCGATTGGCGGCATCGTTTTTGGCCATATCGGCGATAAAGTAGGACGAAAAAAAGCGCTGGTCGCCACCATTCTGATTGTCGGACTCGGAACGTTTTGCATCGGCTTACTGCCGACCTACGAAAAGATCGGTATCTGGGCGCCGGTGCTGCTGATTTTGATTCGTCTGTTGCAGGGCTTTGGCGTGGGGGGTGAACAAGCTGGCGCCGTATTGATGACGGCGGAGTATGCGCAGCCCGCCCGTCGCGGCTTCTTCGCCAGCTGGGTGCAAATTGGCGCTCCGGTTGGTTTTCTACTGCCGCTGGCGCTCTTCGCGATCCTCAACGCGACGCTGTCGTCAGATCAAATGATGGATTGGGGCTGGCGCGTGCCGTTTCTGTTGAGTGCGTTGCTGGTCATTGTCGGTTTGTTCATCCGCCTGCGCATTGATGAGTCACCGGTATTTGCCGCCATCCGGGAAACCAAAGCTGCGGAGTCGCGTCCTTTAAAAGAGGTGATTCGTGGCAATCCGCGTTTGGTGATCAATGGCGTGGCGGCCAAACTGATTGAAGCCTGTGCGTTTGCTTTGTTTACCGTGATTATTCTGGCATGGGGCAAAGCCAATAACCTGGATTCCGGCATTCTGATGAACAGCATGATTGTGGCGGTCATTCTTGAAGTCTTTGCCATTCCACTGATGGGCGCACTGTCAGACAGAATTGGCCGTAAGCCGGTGTATATGATGGGTGCGCTGCTGATCGTCATCGCCATTGTGCCGTTCTTCCTCGCCCTGCAGCAAAACAGCTATTGGTTGACGCAGATCGCCATGATCATCGCGCTGACGCTGGGCCACAGCATGTGTTACGCGCCGCAAGCATCCTGGTTCCCGGAGCTCTTCCCTACTCACATTCGCTGCAGCGGCATCGCAGTGATCTGGCAAGTCGGTTCATTAATTGGCAGCGGCGTGCTGGGATTAGTGGCGGTTAAAATTCTGCAAATGACCGAGGGGCATTGGTATGGTTTAGCGCTGTATGTCGCGGTGTTGGGGGTTATTTCGGTCATTGGTTTACTGCGGTTGCCCGAAACTGCGCCAGGTCGCCGCAACGGCGAATATCATCAGTGGCAACAGCATTGATATCCTGACAGAGCGGCGACTTGCCGCTCTGCAGTTTTTACTTATGCATTTTTCGCAGAAGCATTGCCGGTTTATGGATTTGTAAAAGTTCGCCGATGCAATATCCTTTATTTTCAACATTTTCCTGCATCTCTCGCCTAATCGGATCGCTATCTCCATGCGCAATATGCTGTCGCGTTGTCTATCCCTGAATGACTTCGAAAAGTACGCCCAACGTCATCTGCCGCATCCGCTCTTCGCCTATGTTTCGGGCGGCGTCGAAGACAATATTGCGCTACGCAATACGCTCGCATCCTACGCGCGTTACAGCCTGATTCCGGAAAATATGGTGGATGTGTCGCAGCGCAACGTCCACGTTGAACTATTTGGCCATCGCTACGCCGCACCGGTGGGTATAGCGCCGATGGGCATTTCTGCCTTAACCGGTTTTGATGGGGACATTACGCTGGCACGCTGCGCAAAGGAGAAAAATGTGCCGTTTATTATGAGTGGCTCCTC
The nucleotide sequence above comes from Pantoea nemavictus. Encoded proteins:
- a CDS encoding MFS transporter, which gives rise to MASTTITQTPATEKDNTSLIKRVASASAIGTAAEYYDFFAYGTAAVLFFGHLFFPSHDPLISTLAAFATYAVGFLARPIGGIVFGHIGDKVGRKKALVATILIVGLGTFCIGLLPTYEKIGIWAPVLLILIRLLQGFGVGGEQAGAVLMTAEYAQPARRGFFASWVQIGAPVGFLLPLALFAILNATLSSDQMMDWGWRVPFLLSALLVIVGLFIRLRIDESPVFAAIRETKAAESRPLKEVIRGNPRLVINGVAAKLIEACAFALFTVIILAWGKANNLDSGILMNSMIVAVILEVFAIPLMGALSDRIGRKPVYMMGALLIVIAIVPFFLALQQNSYWLTQIAMIIALTLGHSMCYAPQASWFPELFPTHIRCSGIAVIWQVGSLIGSGVLGLVAVKILQMTEGHWYGLALYVAVLGVISVIGLLRLPETAPGRRNGEYHQWQQH